Proteins co-encoded in one Tachysurus fulvidraco isolate hzauxx_2018 chromosome 17, HZAU_PFXX_2.0, whole genome shotgun sequence genomic window:
- the rpl27a gene encoding 60S ribosomal protein L27a: MPTRNSKTRKLRGHVSHGHGRVGKHRKHPGGRGNAGGLHHHRINFDKYHPGYFGKVGMRHYHLKKNTIYCPTINLDKLWTLVSEQTRLNHAKKPEGPAPVIDVVRAGYFKVLGKGKLPKQPVIVKAKFFSRQAEEKIKGVGGACVLTA; encoded by the exons ATG CCTACCAGGAACTCAAAGACCAGGAAGCTTCGTGGTCACGTGAGCCATGGCCATGGTCGTGTGG gtaagcACAGAAAACACCCTGGAGGTCGGGGTAACGCTGGTGGTCTGCATCACCATCGAATCAACTTTGATAAATA CCACCCAGGGTACTTTGGAAAGGTGGGTATGAGGCATTACCACCTGAAGAAGAACACCATCTACTGCCCCACCATCAACCTGGACAAGCTGTGGACGCTGGTCAGCGAGCAGACCCGGCTGAACCACGCCAAGAAACCTGAAGGCCCCGCCCCCGTCATCGATGTCGTCCGTGCT GGTTACTTTAAGGTGCTGGGTAAGGGTAAACTGCCCAAACAGCCCGTCATCGTCAAGGCCAAATTCTTCAGTCGTCAGGCGGAGGAAAAGATTAAAGGAGTGGGCGGAGCCTGTGTTCTTACTGCATAA